The nucleotide window GGTAATTCGGTGCAATATATTAGTAAACAAACGTCTCGTATATGAGTACGCTCGTAAATACGTAAATGCATAGGTATAGTATACGTGCGGAGTGATATATGCATTCACGTGTATATTTGGTACAAGTGAAAGCATGTTTTTTCCGAGCAATCCTGTTTCTTTACTACTTTGCGATGTTTGGATGATAAATGTTAAATTCAACATTAAATTTGCAAGTACGCTTGAGagtagaaataattaaaaatattgcgTTGTCATTACCGACAGCGTGCTCGTTAGGGCCAGTAGAGCAAACGTAGCTAAACCCGCTCCATCTAGGCTAAAGCGAGAAAAGCTGGCAGTGCCTCGGATTGTTTGACAACAATTAACCGTCGCGCGTGAAAATTCGTTTATCTGCACGCATGTAATTTCTGTGATTTAATTCAGATGCTTTCATTCGCCGGGTTTGATATCAGCTGGGTATCGCCGAGCGATGGTTGCTACCGCGTGTGATACGCGCGTTTTGCCTTTTAACATAGTACGTTTTTAAAAAGTGAGATTATGTAGGTTtaaatcgtacaaaaaaaatcagaaaaatatagaataaGCAGCTGTATCTGTGTCTGTAACACGTATTGTTTTCCAGATGAAGAGCTGACCTGCGGGCAAGTGGCAGGGATCATATCCACACGTGCGAAGATGTAACTGGTGCTCTAAAAAGTGGTGCTCAGAAATTGGTTTCCTGCCTAGATAGTAACGAGTGTAAATATGCCGCATCAGTTTGGGCTGCCTGCAATGGCGCACGGCATGCAGTCCCCTCCATCTCCGTCAGCTGTGTCGTCATCCTATCCTAGATTTGCCTCCTCCGGAGTGTACAGATCTGATACAGACCAGCGGCTGACGCGTGAAGCGATGGAGCGCTACCTCCGCGATCGAAGTGACATGGTGATAGTGATCCTGCATGCCAAGGTGGCACAGAAGTCGTATGGCAATGAGAAGCGGTTCTTCTGTCCTCCACCATGCATATACCTCTTTGGGGATGGGTGGAGGATGCGCCAAGAACAAATGCTACGCGAGGGGGAGTCCGAACAGTCGGCACAGCTGTGCGCCTTCATCGGGATTGGCAACTCAGACCAGGACATGCAGCAGCTGGACCTCAACAACGGGAAGCAGTATTGCGCTGCTAAGACTTTGTACATATCAGACTCTGACAAGCGAAAACATTTTATGCTGTCGGTTAAGATGTTTTATGGTAGCGGACATGACATAGGTGTATTTCACAGCAAGAGGATAAAGGTGATATCGAAGCCGTCAAAGAAGAAGCAATCCCTCAAGAATGCCGATCTATGCATTGCCAGTGGCACCAGAGTCGCCCTGTTTAATCGCCTCAGGTCCCAGACTGTCAGCACCAGATACCTCCATGTCGAGAACGGCAATTTTCACGCCAGCTCAACCCAGTGGGGTGCCTTCACTATACATCTGCTCGATGATAATGAAAGCGAGTCTGAAGAGTTTCAGGTATGCTATCTTCTATCCTGTGAGATTAATTTTACACCATGCACAATGTCATGCAAGATCTATCATGGTATATTGTGAGATTTGCAGGTTCGAGATGGGTATGTTCACTACGGAAGTACAGTAAAGCTGGTTTGCTCGGTAACAGGCATGGCCTTGCCACGTCTGATAATCAGGAAGGTAGACAAGCAGATGGCAAGTTTAGAAGCAGATGACCCAGTTTCCCAGTTGCACAAGTGCGCCTTCTATATGAAAGACACAGATCACATGTACCTCTGTCTGTCCCAGGAGAGAATAATACAGTTTCAGGCAACGCCGTGCCCCAAAGAAGCCAACAAGG belongs to Neodiprion lecontei isolate iyNeoLeco1 chromosome 5, iyNeoLeco1.1, whole genome shotgun sequence and includes:
- the LOC107220816 gene encoding suppressor of hairless protein, translated to MPHQFGLPAMAHGMQSPPSPSAVSSSYPRFASSGVYRSDTDQRLTREAMERYLRDRSDMVIVILHAKVAQKSYGNEKRFFCPPPCIYLFGDGWRMRQEQMLREGESEQSAQLCAFIGIGNSDQDMQQLDLNNGKQYCAAKTLYISDSDKRKHFMLSVKMFYGSGHDIGVFHSKRIKVISKPSKKKQSLKNADLCIASGTRVALFNRLRSQTVSTRYLHVENGNFHASSTQWGAFTIHLLDDNESESEEFQVRDGYVHYGSTVKLVCSVTGMALPRLIIRKVDKQMASLEADDPVSQLHKCAFYMKDTDHMYLCLSQERIIQFQATPCPKEANKEMINDGACWTIISTDKAEYQFFEGMGPVRSPVTPVPLVHSLHLNGGGDVAMLELTGDNFTPNLQVWFGDVEAETMYRCQESMLCVVPDISLFRGEWLWVRQPTQVPVSLVRNDGIIYATGLTFTYTPEPGPRPHCPPADEIMRAPRSMHDPSLPPAIADVPWNIHHQQPQSGL